A portion of the Microlunatus phosphovorus NM-1 genome contains these proteins:
- a CDS encoding Arc family DNA-binding protein yields the protein MNAEVVDGGTIDLDQEDVRLADGTRLTEGRADEFAEEVRRGVGRPSLSAPGRRSPQLRLAIPEQTRDQLKARAAAEHRSVSEIAREALERYLAS from the coding sequence ATGAACGCCGAAGTGGTCGATGGCGGCACGATCGACCTTGATCAGGAGGATGTACGCCTCGCTGATGGCACCCGCTTGACCGAGGGTCGCGCAGACGAGTTCGCGGAGGAGGTGCGTCGGGGAGTTGGTCGTCCGTCCTTGAGCGCTCCGGGCCGTCGCTCCCCACAGCTCCGACTCGCGATCCCCGAACAGACTCGCGACCAGCTCAAGGCACGCGCCGCCGCTGAACATAGAAGTGTCTCGGAAATCGCTCGCGAAGCTCTGGAGCGCTACTTGGCGTCATGA